The genomic region TTGTGATTGCGTTAATCGTCATCTTCCAACCAGAAATTCGTCGTGGTTTGGAACATATCGGGCGCGGTTCGCTATTGATGCGGGGCAACAATCCTAAGCTTGAAAAAGAAAATAACTTGATTAAAGCCTTAGATAAGGCGATTCAGTACATGTCCAAGCGGCGAATTGGGGCATTGATTACCATTCAGATGAATACCGGGTTAGAAGATTATATTGAAACCGGGATTGATTTGGATGCTGATGTGACGGGGGAATTATTGATTAATATCTTTATTCCCAACACGCCACTGCATGATGGGGCCGTTATTATTCGCGAGGATAAGATTGCCGTTGCGGCGGCTTACTTGCCACTGTCAGAAAGTAATCTAATTCCTAAGGAACTGGGGACGCGGCATCGTGCGGCTGTCGGGATTAGTGAAGTAACGGACGCGTTGACGATCGTTGTTTCTGAAGAAACCGGTGGTGTCACGTTAACCAAGAATAACGAATTGATGCGCGACTTAACGCGGGAAGATTACTTGAAATACTTAAACTCACACTTAATTACGCAAGAAGAAGATAAGGTGAGCCTATTACAAGAATTCGTCGACGGCTTCAAAAAAGGAGGCCATAAATAATGAAAAACTTTATAGAAGGGCCTTGGTTGTACCGGATATTAGCGCTTTTCTTATCGTTACTCCTTTTTAGCTACGTTAATATTGATAAAATTAATACCACGCGCCAAATTAATAATAACAACACACAAATGTTAGCGACACGCAGTGAAACCGTGAAGGTCCCGTTGCAAATTAATGCGGATACCGATAAATACTTTATTACCGGTTATCCTCAAAAAGTTAAAGTAACCTTATCAGGTCCTAATGCGTTGATTACATCTGCTGTTAATACGTTGAATTTTCGGGTGATTGGTGATTTAACGAAGCTAGGTGCTGGGACGCATACGGTTAAATTAACACAAACCGGGATTAACAAAGACATCAAAGTGAAGATTGAACCAGCTACAATCAAGGTTAAAATTGAACATAAATTGACTAAGGAATTCCCAGTACAAGTTAACGTCAAGGAAGAAAATTTGGCGACTGGCTATAGTATTGGCAATCCTAAGATTAGTCAAGATGTCGTGCAAGTCAGTGGTGCCAAGGCAGCTGTTAATTCAGTTGCACGAGTGGTAGCGACAATTGATCCTGATAAAGGGACCAAAAATGATATTAATGAAGAAACACTTCTACAAGCGGTTGATCGTAATGGTAAGACGGTGAATGTTTTAATTTCACCTCAAACGGTTAATATTAAAATTGCCGTTCAGATGAATAAAAAAACGGTCCCGTTGAGTCTACAAAAAAACCGGTGAGAGGAGTGGCTACGAATACACATTGAGTTCAGAAACTGAACAAGTAACCGTGTATGGGAAGAAACAAACCTTAGCGACTTTAACAGACTTACCGGTAACGATTGATATGGCGGATATCACTAAAGATACGACGCGTACGGTGACTTTGACGCTTCCAAGTGGCGTCTATGACAGTCATCCTAAACAGGTGAAGGTCAATATTAAGGTGACAGCACCAACTGGGATGACGACTAGTCGTACAGAAACAACGACGCAGTCTTCATCGGAGTCGACGACTTCAATGAGTCAAAGCCAAGTGCAAAGTAGTAGCAGTAGTACGACAAGTGAGAGCCAGACGACTGATAATAATCAAAGCAGTGAGTCAAGTAGCAGTAGTGACAGCTCAAGCAGTACAGCAAATACGAACGAATCATAAAACGTTTAAGAAGATGGAATGGAGATAATTAGACATGACAAAATATTTTGGAACTGACGGTGTACGTGGCGTTGCTAATCTAGAATTAAGCCCAGAAATGGCATTTAAATTAGGTCGCGCTGGCGGCTACGTTTTAACAAAACATGCTGATAAAAACCAACGGCCTAAAGTGTTAGTTGCTCGCGATACACGGATTTCAGGACAAATGTTGGAACAATCTTTAATTTCTGGCTTATTGTCAGTCGGGATTGAAGTCCTATCATTAGGCGTCATCACAACGCCAGCGGTTGCTTATTTAATTAAGGTTCAAGAAGCAAGTGCCGGGATCATGATTTCTGCATCACATAACCCCGCTATTTATAATGGGATTAAATTCTTCGGAGCTGATGGTTATAAATTACCAGATGCCACTGAAGAAGAAATTGAAGCTATTTTAGATGCACCAGAAGATACATTACCACGTCCAGAAGGTGAAGGCCTTGGGACTGTTGAAGAATATCCAGAAGGTGCTTTGAAATATACACAATTCTTGGAACATACAATTCCTGATGATTTAGAAGGCTTAAAAGTGGCTGTTGATGGCGCTAACGGCTCAACAAGTGGTTTGATTAGCCGGGTCTTTGCTGATTTAGAAACTGATTTCACAACAACTGCTACTCATCCTAACGGTTTAAATATCAATGATGGTGTGGGTTCAACTCATCCTGAAAACCTTGTTAAAAAGGTTTTGGAATCAGGCGCTGATATGGGCTTAGCTTTTGATGGTGATGGCGATCGTTGTATCGCAGTCGATGAATTAGGGAACATTATTGATGGCGACAAGATCATGTTTATTTTGGGTCACTATCTTTCTGAAAAAGGTCGTTTGAAACAAGATACAATTGTCACAACAGTGATGAGTAACATTGGCTTGTATAAAGCAATTGAAGCTAATGGAATGAAATCTGCCCAAACAGACGTTGGTGATCGCCACGTCGTTGAAGAAATGCGCGAAAAAGGCTTTAACTTAGGTGGCGAACAATCTGGCCATATTATTATTTTTGATTACCATAACACTGGTGACGGGATGTTAACTGGGATTCAATTAATGAATGTCATGAAACAAACCGGTAAGAAGTTATCAGAATTGGCAGCCCCAGTTCAAACTTACCCACAAAAATTAGTTAACTTAACAGTTAAAGACAAGGATGCTTGGTTAACAAATGATAAGATCCAAGCCGCTATTGATACTGTTGAAAAAGAAATGAACGGTGATGGCCGCGTCTTGGTTCGTCCTAGTGGGACAGAACCACTATTACGTGTCATGTGTGAAGCCGCTACTGAAGAAAAGGTTAACCAATATGCGGACCAAATTGCCGCAGTCGTTCAATCTGAAATTGGTGAATAATTAAAAAAGAGTGCTTTGGGTTGCGGGTAGCAACTGAGCATTAATACAAAATTGCCAGTGATCCAGGGTTTTAGGATTACTGGCAATTTTAGATTAAGCGGAAGTTGTTATACAAACTGGAGAATATTATGATAGTATGGGTGCGCAAAAAAGGCTGATAGATAGTTCTGGAAAGAATTCCGATAGATTTAGATTTTTAGATGGAAACTCGGCATTGAAATAGGAGGAATAATTATGAAATTAGCGTTGTATAAGGCTATTGGGAATTTTGCAACAGAGGTAATTATTTTAGGAATTATATATTTTGGGTTGGTTTTTTTAAAGGTTCTCCCTTTAGATATTAATTGGTGGTGGCTTCTAACCGTCTTAACTATTATTTTTGTTGCGCAATTTGGTTATTTCTACTTAAGAAAGTAATGTTGGTTATGTATTAAATAAAAGGGGATAAAATGTATTAGGCCCTATCAAGTTGATATATATAATTGAATGTTTTTCTAAAATGGCCTTACCCAGTATTCATCTGAGGTAAGGCCATTTTTTTGTGCCTATGATTTTAATGCCAAGTGATTTGTTGATACATCAAAAAACTAAAAGTAATCAACAAGACAATCGCAGCGGAGATGTAATACCACTCTTTAACAAGAATCATCGGCGCCTCGGTTAACGAGAAGTTGCGGCGATAGCGTTTGATGCTGAGGATACTGACTTCATTGACGATTATCAATAAGAGTGGTTCGAGGAGCAACATGAAGCGACTACCAGATGAATCAACGACGTTATCAGCGGTGATATGTAAGGCGACGGTCTGAGGGGCAACCAAGATGAAACCCAACCCGACTAGTAACCCGATTAGCGAAATGAGGCGAAGCATTAGAATAGCTTTTTTCATGACCAAGACTCCCAATTAAGTTTTGAATAGGTCTAGTATAGCATAATTTAATAGGATTCATTCAGGACTATACCAATGTTTTGTATTGATATATACCAATAAAAATGTTGACAATAAAAACGTTGGTGTTATTATATTTAAGTGTTATACCAATTAAATTTAAAAATAAAACCAAAGAGAAAAAGAGGAATTTGATATGTGTGGAATTGTCGGTGTGATTGGTAAAGAAGATACGACTGAAATTTTATTAAATGGTTTAGAAAAATTAGCTTATCGGGGTTATGATTCAGCTGGGATTTATGTTAATAGTCAAAGTGGTCGCGATTATTTGGTTAAAGAACCAGGTAAAATTAGTGTTTTAAAAGCCGCAGTTGGTCCTGAAGTACAGGGTACAATTGGTGTTGGTCATACACGTTGGGCAACGCATGGTGTTGCAAGTCAAGCCAATGCTCACCCACACGTTTCAGAAGATGGCCGTTTTTACTTGGTCCACAACGGCGTTTTAACAAACTACGCTGAATTACGTGCAACTTATTTAAGCCAAGTCAACTTTGCAAGTGAAACAGATACTGAAGTGGCAGTTCAATTAATCGCTTATTTAGCTAAGACAGAACAACTATCAGCTAAGGAAGCTTTCCGCAAGGCCCTAACCTTGATTGAAGGCTCATACGCCTTTGTCATGATTGATCGGAACGATCCGGAGACGTTATACGTGGCTAAGAATAAGTCACCATTATTAATTGGTGTCGGTGCTGATTTCAACGTTGTTTGTTCAGATGCTTTAGCGATGTTAAACGAAACCAAAGACTTTATTGAAATTCACGACCGCGAAATGGTCACTCTTAAAAAGGACAAGGTTGAAATTGAAGATTTAGACGGGACTTTCATTCACCGTGATAGCTACCATGTTGACATGGATGCCAGTGCAGCCGGCAAGGGGACTTACCCCCATTACATGTTAAAAGAAGTTGACGAACAACCCGCAGTAATGCGCCGTTTGTTAACCGAATATGTGGATGACGCTGGTCAAATGAAAATCGATCCAGCAATTCTTAAGGCAATTGATGACGCAGACCGGATTTACATTGTGGCAGCCGGGACAAGTTACCACGCCGGTTTAATTGGTCAATCATTATTTGAAAAATTAGCGGAAAAACCAGTGGAAGTTCATGTGGCGAGTGAATTTGGCTATCACATGCCAATTCTATCGAAGAAACCATTCTTCATTTTCCTAACACAAAGTGGTGAAACAGCTGATAGTCGTCAAGTATTGGTGCAAACGAATAGATTAGGTTATCCAAGTTTAACAATTACTAATAGCCAAGGGTCAACCCTTTCACGAGAAGCCAATTATACATTGTTGCTTCATGCGGGTCCTGAAATTGCGGTCGCTTCAACGAAGGCTTATACAGCTCAAATTGCAGTTGAATTATTCTTAGCAGTAGCACTTGGTCGCCATACCGCTATCAAGGCCGCCCAAGATTTCGACGTTAATCATGAGTTGGCTTTAGTCGCAACTGGCATGGAAACTTTATTGAGTGAAAAACAAGCGATTGAAGATTTCACAACGATGTACTTGAAGACAACGCGCAATGCCTTTTACATCGGCCGTGGCGAAGATTATGCTTTGAGTTTAGAAGCTGCCTTGAAGTTGAAGGAAATTTCATATATTCAAGCAGAAGGCTTTGCTGCCGGTGAATTGAAACATGGGACGATTGCCTTGATTGAAGATGGCACACCAGTGATGGCCTTCTTAACAGATGCTAAGACGATCGATCATACGCGGGGCAACTTGCAAGAAGTTCGCGCACGTGGCGCTAAGACGTTAACGATTGTCAGCGAAGATCACGCACAAGCTGGCGACCAAGTCATCTTACCAAATGTTAATCCATTACTAGCACCATTATTAGGGATCATCCCAGGACAACTGATTGCTTATTATGCAAGTCTTCAAAGAGGCTACGACGTTGACCAACCAAGAAACCTAGCAAAAAGTGTTACAGTAGAATAAGAGTGGTTTTAAAACTCTGAGGATTAGCTCAGGGAGACAAATAAGCGATGGAATCGATTATTTGTCTAACGTGGCTAAACGGAAGAAGCTAGTTTTAAAGGCACGTTTCAAATAAGAGTGGTCTTAAAGCTCAATCAGATTTTGAGCATTAACTTAGAGTGACGAATATAAAAAGGCGTTCAGATTAATTTCTGAATGCCTTTTTTAGATTTGCTTAAATGTCATAAGTAGCGCGTGGGCCACCGACGTATTTTGGTCGTGATCGGAGTGCTGTCACGTGTGCAGCACCTAATGTATCGAGACTAGGACGAACGGGAACTTGCACAAACTTCACGTGCATGCCAATGGCCGTATCCCCAATATCAAGGCCGGCATGGGCGACGATATGTTCCACCTCAACGGGGTCGCTATATTGTTCAAAAGCAGCGACGGAACAAGCCCCACCAGCGTGCATTGCAGGAACGACTGAGACAATTTCAAAATCGTGTGCCTCAGCGACGGAACGTTCCATTACTAAACTACGATTGATGTGTTCACAACCTTGAACAGCTAATTGGATATCGAGTGGCTTGAGAATGCCTAAAAGGGTTTCGATAATCGTTGCGCCGACTTCGCGGCTAGAGGCTTTGCCAATGTGACCGCCAACGACTTCACTCGTTGAACAACCGAGCACGAAGATATCGCCGCGGCTTAGATTGGCGGCTGTTAAGACGTCGTTGGTAATTTGGGTTAAATCCTGTTTAATTTGATTGAGATTAATTGACATATAAAAAACTCCTATTCACTAAAAAGTTGGGGACGAACCCGGTAAAGTTGTTTGACCAGGGGAACTGTGACTAAAATACCAAAGCCATTTTGGACGATATTACTAAAAATAGAGGCGATTCCTGCGGCCCAACCGAAAAGCCAGCTCGTGGCTAAACAATAACCAACGACCATGATGACGCTCCCGCATAGCAGTGGCATGAATAAGCGTCTGGGCCGTTCATCATTGCGGGTGAGGTACGCCACAACAAAGCCTTGGGTCCCATGAATTAAAAGGGAGAACAAGCACCATTCCGGATAACCTGACAATAAATCGATTAGTAAACCGCTCAACGCACCAACTGCTAAACCACCCGGATTCTTTAAAATAATTGCCGTGGTGTAAATACCCACTTCACAGAGCGTGACAAAACCTTTAGTTGCTGGGACGGGAATGATGAATAACATAGATAAAGAAACGGTGAGGGCCGTTAGAATCGCAATAACGGGTATTTGACGCTGCTTAAAATTCATATGAGCCTCCTTGGCGCACATTACCGAAGCCATGGCGCAGTTGAATCCCATTTTGAATCCCGTGATAGACGAATTGTTTAGCCGCTTTAACTGCGGGATAAACGGCATGACCGCTTGCAATTTCAGCCGTAATGGCGGCTGATAGGGTACAACCAGCACCGTTGCGGGTTGCGCTAGTTAAGCGTGGTGCGCTGAGGTAGTGGTTAGTTGTGCCACTATGCAACAAATCGATGGCGTCATCACCAGGGAAACGTTGTCCACCCTTGATAACGACGTGTTGTGGCCCGAGAGATTGGATAATGGTTGCGGCTTGTTCCAGTTCTGCCCGTGTCTGAATCTGGGGCAAGCCACTTAGTATTTGGGCTTCAACTAGATTAGGGGTTACGACTAGGGATTGCGGCAATAAGAATTCCTTCAGACTATCTAGATAGTGTTGTTGCAGCTTATCAGTGGTTTCTTTGAAGGCCAAGACCGGATCCGTGATGATTTGCAAATGCGGTTGTTTTTGTAAAAGATGACCAATTTTTTCAAGTGTCGTGGCATCGTTGATTAAGCCAATTTTGATAGTCGTTAGTGGCACGTAATGCAAAATGGCTTCAATCTGGGCTAATACCGTTTCGGTTTCGATATTCTGAATTTGAAAAGTTTGATCCGGCATGACCGTTGCGAGGCAGGTCACAGCACTGACACCGAAGTGACCAAAGGCTTCGAAGGTTTTCAAATCCGCCTGCAAGCCACCGCCACCCAATGTATCAGAACCAGCAATAGTTAGAATGTTTGACATAAGCCGCCTCCTTTTGGTTATATTAACCTTAACGGATAGTGTGCGGTGACAAAAGAGCCAATTGGCTTGTTTTTTTACCAGCCAATTTATACACTTAAAGAGAGGTGAGGACTTGATAGATTGGGCACGTTATTTACCAGCACAGAAACCAAAATATTTAGCGATTAAAAAAATGGTGATTAATCTGTTAGAGCAGGGGTTATTATCGCCAGGCGAACAATTACCGGCAGAACGGTGGTTAGCAACACAATTAACAGTGAATCGCTCGACTGTGACGCGAGCGTTTGATGAGCTGACAACAGATGGTATATTGGTGCGGCGTGTTGGTAGTGGGACTTTCGTCAGTCAACAGGCTGGTGAACAACAAGCACAGCGGCGCGTTAATTGGCATACGTATTTAACGTCGCAACCTTTTCAAGTTGGGCAGGCTAAGCGTCTAGCACTGCAACAATTAATTGCACAGCAACCCGCCGATTTAATCGATGTTTATTCGAGCGACTTACCAGCTGATTTGATGCCGCAATTCCAATTTCCACCGTTAACGTGGCAAGATTTTAACCAAGCTCAAGAAGCAGAAACACGACTTGGTTATGCCCCATTGTTAACGGCGATTAACCGCTTGAATCAGGAGAATCAAAAATTGGTGCTCCCTGAAGGGCAACTTTTACTGACAGCGGGTGCGCAACAATCGCTCTTTCTAGTATTACAGGGTTTATTGGTACCGGGGGATGCAGTGGCGGTTGAATCGCCATCGTTTTTCCATGAAGCAACCTTATTTGAGGCAACGGGGATTCGCTCGTTTGGTGCACCGCTCGATGCAGAAGGCATTCAATTGGCTGCGCTGGAGCAGCTGATTGTAAAGCATCGCATTAAATTAGTCATTCTCAATCCAAATTATCAAAATCCGACGGGTCAAGTCATGAGCTTAGAACGACGACAGGCGGTTATTCGGCTTTGCCAGACTTATCAAGTGCCGATTGTTGAAGATGATGTTTTTGGTTGGTTACGCTTTGAAACGACGCCAGCCTTGCCAACGCTCAAGCAACTTGATCCTGAAAATGTGATTTATATGAGTTCTTTGTCCAAGATCATGGGTGCCAGCACCCGAATTGGGTGGGTCGCCGCAACGCCGCAAGTGATTGACCAATTGGTGCGTGTTCAGCGGGAAATGGATTTGGTTCCGAGTATTATGTCGCAAGTGATGGCGGCCTTGGCAATTCAGGAGCCGCATTTTCAAACGCAATTAGTCACGTTGCGTCAACAACTACAGACAAGGGCACAGCAGACGCAACAGTTTTTGGCGCGTGCATTACCTGACTGGCAGTTCAGTGTGGCCCAAGGTGGTTTTTATATTTGGGGGACACGAGCAGTTAAACCGTATGCACTAGCACCATTTGTTGCGTCGCATGTGGCACTAGCACCAGGCACATTATTTGGTGCGCACCAGGCTGCTTTTCGAATTAATTTTGCGCGTCTCAATACGTCTCAACTAACGGCATTGGCGCAGCGATTACAACAACTTTTAAATGAGGAGGACTGATTAATGACAGAAAAATTTATACCGGAAATTTATACACCACTTAAAACGAGTGTTGTTGGACCACCCGCAATTGCGCGCCAAGTTGGTGGTATTAAGATTTTAGGCCAAAAAATTAAAACGTTGATCTTCACGACTGACGTAGCAATCGTCAATAATACCAATGCGGATGCTGTATTAGCTGTTTATCCTTTTACACCACATCCCGCGGTAATGAATGCCATCAGTAATGTCGCGACCATTCCAGTTTTAAACGGGATTGGCGGCGGATTAACATCTGGTAGTCGCTCCGCATACATGGGCTTATTGGCGGAAGCGGCTGGTTCAATGGGTGTGGTGGTCAATGCGCCAACTTCTGTTGAGACCATTAAAATGATTAATAAGGTAGTGGATGTGCCAATCGTCGGTACGGTTGTCTCCGAACGTCAGAACTATGCGGCCCAGATTGAAGCCGGGGTTTCAATTCTCAATGTAAGTGGTGCGGCGAAGACACCAGCGATTATTAAAGCGATTCGCCAAAAATACCCTCAGATTCCAATCATCGCGACAGGTGGGCATGATGAAGAGGCCATTCTAAGTACGATTGAGGCTGGCGCCAATGCGTTGACCTATACGCCGCCGACTAACGGAGAGTTATTCGCTAAGAAAATGGCGGATTATCGTGCAGATTTAGATTAGTTGAAAGTTGACGATTTGTGAATTCCCCCGTATGCTTAAAGGATATTGAAGGAGGTTTTTGAATGATTCGTCAAGCAACAATTGAAGATGCACAAAGTGTCTTACCCATTATTAATATTGTTTTTGAAGAAATGGAGATGCCACTTTTTCAGGAGATACCGCTCGAAAATCTATTTAAGATCTTAAAACAAGCATTTGAGATGCCAGAATACCGGTATAGTTATGCTAATACGCTTGTTTATGAAGAAGACGGTGAAATATTAGGGATTATCGTTGGTTTCCCAGAAGAAAAGGAAGCCCACATCGATGATGTATTAGCACCACTTTTCCCACAAATCGGTTTACCTGAAGAAACTCGCTTTTTCACGGATAAAGAAGCCCAACCAGGTGAATGGTATTTAGACACACTAGCTGTGGCTGAACACGCACAAGGACGTGGTGTTGGGACCGCACTTTTGAAGGGCTTTACCTGATTACTTGAAACAACGCGGCGAGAAGATGATCAGCCTCAGCGTCGATTTACAAAATCCCGGTGCTAAGAAATTATACGAGCGCATGGGTTTTGTTAAAAAAGGTGAGCTAATGATTGGTGATCACCGTTATGAACATATGGTCAAAGCTATTTAATTTAAAATTTTAGAAAAAGGCTCGGACAAATTTACGTTTGTCCGAGCCTTTTACTTTAATAATAGCGATGATATACTAATACGAAAGTGGTTTAACACGTTAACTATAGAACGGTAGAATTGGAGGATCATTTAGAAATGAAGTAAAAAACGATGCGCTGGGCAAGGGGCTGTTCAATTGGTTGCCTAACTATCATGTTGTTATTTGGTGTACTTATTTTAACGATGTGTCATGTGCCAAAAGCAGAATACGGATCATATATTACGGCAGGTAATCGTTACTATCGAACAGTGCTGGGGATAGCACCCAAGATAACACACGATTGGATGTTTGCTGATGAAGACGGCGGGTTTGATATAACCGTTAAATTGACGAAAGAGCAACGTAAAAAGGCTTTAACAAGACTATATATGAAATCAATGTCAGGAGATAGTGAATATTCATTTAGGGGCACTTCGACAACTCCTAATATTGTTGGCTTATCAAAACAGGAAACAATGCTTTTGGAGCAGTCCAACGAATATTCAGAATTCAATCAACCAGTTTCTGAAATGCTGAGTGGTTTATTAGAAGGAAGTGCCGATAGAACAGAAATAAATGATTTGACCAATGGCGGGGAGATTCGCTTTTACTCAACTGAACTCGCTTTTTGGCGTCGTTTTTTAGAGCATTATACGTGGCTAAAGACTAGACCATTCAAAGAAAGAATCCAGTGGCTAAGTCGACAGACGAATAGTAGAACCTATTTTTATATTAAAAAATATATTCCGGTAAAAGAAATGTCAACGGGGATGCTCGCTAATTTGATTGAATCCGACGATGAGGGACTATCTGAACCAATGATGAAGCAATATTTACCCATAGAAATAATTCGGAATTTTCCAGTGGGTAGTCTTTATGAAATTGAACTTGAGAATCAGCAGTCTCGCAATTTATATGAGTCAAATGAAGCACACGAATTGATTAAAAGTCGGTATGAGTATCCGGTATCGTATTGATTACTAACCTAAAAAACGTTATTAGCACGAATGCTAATAACGTTTTTTAGTTTGGTGACTGAATCTTAATTTTACGATAACAGCGGCATGATCACCGTGGTCCATAGCCAGCTAAGTGGCATGACGAGGATCATTGCCGGGATCATATCCGCAATGGGAAACTCTTTAATTTTAACCATTCGGAAACCAGTTGCGAGCATTAAAAAGCCACCACAGGCTTTGAAATCGGCAATCATGGTAGGTGTGGTTAATGGGAAAATTAATTTAGCGAGTAAGAAAATAATATAGAAGATGATAAATTGCGGAATGGCAATGGCTGAAACGACATACCCTAAGTTGCAAGCAAAAATCGCTGCGGTGAAGAAATCGAGCACTGATTTGGAAATAAGGATGGTGCTATTACCAGTCATACCGGCATCGAGCGTACCATAGATACCGGTGCCGCCTGCACAAAATAAAACGATGACGGTTACGAGGGCTGAAATAAATTCAGCATCTGTCAAAGTTGTTTTACGAACTGGAAATAGTTTTGAAATGGGCTTTTCCATTAAGATGGCGCCACGATCAATCCAGTGACCGAAATGAACGGCTAGTCCAATGCCAGTCCCTAAGACAATTGCGAGGATAACGGCCGGCATATTTCGCATGACGACAATTGCGTTGATGCCCATTCCCATTGAACAAACGCCGAAGATTAAAGTGATCTCTGTTTTGAATCTAGCGGATAGTTTATCACCCAATAAACCACCGATAATACCGCCGAATAAGACGGATAATGAATTAATAATGACGCCAGTTGGCATTGTAAAGACCCCTTTAATTTTAAAAATAACATATTCAACTATACCAATTAAAAAAAGGGGACGCAAATTTTTATGAATTTAACGTTGGGCAACAAAAAAGTCACCGCTTTTGACGGTGACTCATTTGTTTAACTAAAGCGAAGCGTGTTAGGTGCTAATTTACGAATGAAAGCCTTCGGTTGTGTATACACCCAATGGTTTAAAACGGCTGCAATCAAGATACAAGAGACCTGATCTGCATCTTCCGCAATCGCTAATTTAAAAGTAGGCCCAGCACTTGTCAGGATGATATTAGTTTGCATGATGGTTTGGGTATGGTAGATAATGCGGTATTGATTCTGAATTAGGTCGCCCATGATTAGCCAGTTGAGATTTTTAACATAGACGAATTCATGCCAAACACCCCAAATCTTCTGGAGGCTGCCGATTGATTGGCCGTTTTGAAATAGTTCAAAACTGGGTGAAAACCCGAGTGATTTCTGTTTGA from Latilactobacillus sakei subsp. sakei DSM 20017 = JCM 1157 harbors:
- a CDS encoding DUF554 domain-containing protein, which codes for MPTGVIINSLSVLFGGIIGGLLGDKLSARFKTEITLIFGVCSMGMGINAIVVMRNMPAVILAIVLGTGIGLAVHFGHWIDRGAILMEKPISKLFPVRKTTLTDAEFISALVTVIVLFCAGGTGIYGTLDAGMTGNSTILISKSVLDFFTAAIFACNLGYVVSAIAIPQFIIFYIIFLLAKLIFPLTTPTMIADFKACGGFLMLATGFRMVKIKEFPIADMIPAMILVMPLSWLWTTVIMPLLS
- a CDS encoding LURP-one-related/scramblase family protein, which encodes MPDLYIKHQASALKGVSTIMDDHQRPLFLLVGSRGLRQDGFSLYRLSGELLGEIKQKSLGFSPSFELFQNGQSIGSLQKIWGVWHEFVYVKNLNWLIMGDLIQNQYRIIYHTQTIMQTNIILTSAGPTFKLAIAEDADQVSCILIAAVLNHWVYTQPKAFIRKLAPNTLRFS
- a CDS encoding aminotransferase-like domain-containing protein, which gives rise to MIDWARYLPAQKPKYLAIKKMVINLLEQGLLSPGEQLPAERWLATQLTVNRSTVTRAFDELTTDGILVRRVGSGTFVSQQAGEQQAQRRVNWHTYLTSQPFQVGQAKRLALQQLIAQQPADLIDVYSSDLPADLMPQFQFPPLTWQDFNQAQEAETRLGYAPLLTAINRLNQENQKLVLPEGQLLLTAGAQQSLFLVLQGLLVPGDAVAVESPSFFHEATLFEATGIRSFGAPLDAEGIQLAALEQLIVKHRIKLVILNPNYQNPTGQVMSLERRQAVIRLCQTYQVPIVEDDVFGWLRFETTPALPTLKQLDPENVIYMSSLSKIMGASTRIGWVAATPQVIDQLVRVQREMDLVPSIMSQVMAALAIQEPHFQTQLVTLRQQLQTRAQQTQQFLARALPDWQFSVAQGGFYIWGTRAVKPYALAPFVASHVALAPGTLFGAHQAAFRINFARLNTSQLTALAQRLQQLLNEED